One genomic window of Pirellulales bacterium includes the following:
- a CDS encoding PSP1 C-terminal domain-containing protein: MGHVGRFTSVDAVSYPRGSRVILRTSRGLETGEVLGPADEREIELNAPIARGNSDGSILRGMTIEDELLEARLEKNRQKALDACTARLAERGIAATLLDVEHLFDGRSLFFYFLGEVTPEVEAITSELAEVYDAAAQFRKFSETLAQGCGPGCGTEEAAGQGGCSLCAKACAVSSACAVKRK; encoded by the coding sequence ATGGGACACGTCGGCCGATTTACGTCGGTTGATGCCGTCTCGTATCCACGCGGCAGCCGCGTGATCTTGCGTACTAGCCGGGGTTTGGAAACCGGCGAAGTGCTTGGTCCGGCAGATGAGCGGGAAATTGAATTGAATGCGCCAATCGCACGCGGCAATTCTGACGGCTCGATTTTGCGCGGCATGACGATTGAGGACGAACTGCTCGAAGCTCGACTGGAGAAAAACCGCCAAAAGGCTCTGGATGCCTGCACGGCCCGGCTGGCAGAGCGTGGCATTGCGGCCACATTGCTGGACGTGGAGCATTTGTTCGACGGACGGTCGCTGTTTTTCTATTTCCTAGGCGAAGTCACGCCGGAAGTCGAGGCAATCACTTCGGAATTAGCCGAAGTGTACGACGCCGCTGCCCAGTTCCGTAAATTCTCGGAGACGCTGGCTCAAGGATGTGGTCCCGGCTGCGGCACCGAAGAAGCCGCGGGTCAAGGTGGCTGCTCGCTGTGTGCCAAAGCGTGTGCTGTATCCAGCGCGTGTGCGGTTAAACGAAAATGA